A single Cupriavidus sp. D39 DNA region contains:
- a CDS encoding GYD domain-containing protein, giving the protein MTTYVILSTLSPDAFKEPKDLKQIAATVAEKIKAECPAVTWKDSFLTLGRFDVVDIVESNDLAQLERAALIIRAYGHATTETLQGTPWKQFIATL; this is encoded by the coding sequence ATGACCACCTATGTCATCCTCAGCACTTTATCTCCTGATGCGTTCAAGGAGCCCAAGGACCTGAAACAGATCGCCGCCACGGTTGCGGAAAAGATCAAGGCCGAATGCCCTGCGGTGACCTGGAAAGACAGCTTTCTCACCCTCGGTCGGTTCGATGTGGTGGACATCGTTGAATCGAATGACCTGGCGCAACTCGAAAGGGCGGCATTAATCATTCGCGCCTACGGACATGCAACCACCGAGACTCTACAAGGGACCCCGTGGAAACAGTTCATCGCAACGCTATAG
- a CDS encoding efflux transporter outer membrane subunit, protein MPQTLPVSLPSALVRQRPDILAAEALLHQASARVGVATAAMFPKLTLTGSYGTQALTPGGAFNAANTVWSLGAGLLQPVFHGGQLSAQRRAAVAAYDQAGAQYQQTVLQAFQNVADTLRALDNDARALAAQAEAATAARDSLLLSQQQYRLGAVSYLSLLDAQRQYQQTVLSLVQAQAARFADTAALYQATGGGWWNAPQPPEVKPPVATPRAETVVPVENRQ, encoded by the coding sequence TTGCCGCAAACGCTGCCGGTCAGCCTGCCCTCCGCGCTGGTGCGGCAACGCCCCGACATCCTGGCGGCCGAAGCCCTGCTGCACCAGGCTAGCGCCCGGGTTGGCGTGGCGACCGCCGCGATGTTCCCGAAGCTCACCCTGACCGGCAGCTATGGCACGCAAGCACTGACGCCCGGTGGCGCCTTCAATGCGGCCAATACGGTGTGGAGCCTCGGTGCCGGCCTGCTGCAGCCGGTTTTTCATGGCGGCCAGCTGAGCGCACAGCGGCGCGCGGCCGTGGCCGCCTACGACCAGGCGGGCGCGCAGTACCAGCAGACCGTGCTGCAAGCCTTCCAGAATGTGGCCGATACGCTGCGCGCACTGGATAACGATGCGCGCGCGCTGGCGGCGCAAGCCGAGGCCGCCACCGCCGCGCGCGATTCCCTGTTGCTGAGCCAGCAGCAATACCGCCTGGGCGCGGTGAGCTATCTCTCGCTGCTCGACGCCCAGCGCCAGTACCAGCAGACCGTGCTCAGCCTGGTGCAGGCGCAGGCGGCACGCTTCGCCGATACCGCTGCGCTGTACCAGGCGACCGGCGGGGGCTGGTGGAACGCGCCGCAACCGCCGGAGGTCAAGCCGCCAGTGGCCACGCCCCGGGCAGAAACCGTGGTACCCGTGGAGAACAGGCAATGA
- a CDS encoding methyl-accepting chemotaxis protein: protein MFHKLSIRIRLNAALMLLAALLVVIGLIGIVGMQASSADIKEIHANQMASTVFVARSQLNAAIVRTTLDRAAFHLDAADVSGIVDKALGYRAKSEAAWEAYQALPKSEEEKHLSATVATHRETFFRQGIDPLVAALRARDPAAVDKAVMTSIPPLFVALSGAVDALERNQSEQAQAMYDNAAARSQRFLWLALGAIGIGIAAALGCAIGLQRAISAPLARMLGSFGEISRGNLTETIAVTSQDEMGALARGVQEMQHGLIATIRTMRGGSDAIASATQQVAAGNLDLSQRTEEQASALEQTASSMEQMTAIVKQNADNARQANALAAQASDIAARGGQAVRRVVDTMGGIRLASSKIGDITGVIEGIAFQTNILALNAAVEAARAGEQGRGFAVVAGEVRALAQRSASAAKEIVQLISSTVSQVENGTHQVDEAGSTMTEVVQAVRRVTDIMAEISAASNEQSTGIEQIGLAVNQMDEVTQQNAALVEEAASAAQALAEQADVLKAAVASFRLPAGGVALAGAGGY from the coding sequence ATGTTCCACAAGCTCTCTATTCGCATCCGGCTCAACGCAGCCTTGATGCTACTGGCCGCGCTGCTGGTCGTCATCGGCCTGATCGGCATCGTCGGCATGCAGGCCTCCAGTGCGGACATCAAGGAAATCCACGCCAACCAGATGGCATCCACCGTCTTCGTGGCCAGGTCGCAGCTGAATGCGGCTATTGTGCGGACTACGCTGGACCGTGCGGCGTTCCACCTTGATGCTGCCGATGTGTCCGGCATCGTAGACAAGGCGCTCGGCTATCGCGCCAAGTCCGAGGCAGCGTGGGAGGCCTACCAAGCGCTGCCCAAGTCCGAGGAGGAGAAGCACCTGTCGGCGACGGTCGCCACCCACCGCGAGACGTTCTTCCGCCAAGGCATCGACCCGCTGGTTGCCGCACTCCGTGCTCGCGATCCCGCCGCCGTCGACAAGGCAGTGATGACCAGTATCCCGCCGCTGTTCGTGGCGTTGTCCGGCGCCGTGGATGCGCTGGAGCGCAACCAGAGCGAACAAGCCCAGGCCATGTACGACAATGCCGCCGCGCGTTCGCAGCGCTTTCTGTGGCTGGCACTGGGTGCCATTGGCATCGGCATTGCCGCGGCACTCGGCTGCGCGATCGGCCTGCAGCGCGCCATCTCCGCGCCGCTGGCACGCATGCTGGGCAGTTTCGGCGAGATCTCGCGCGGAAACCTGACCGAGACCATCGCCGTAACCAGCCAGGACGAGATGGGCGCGCTAGCGCGCGGCGTGCAGGAAATGCAGCACGGCCTGATCGCCACCATCCGCACCATGCGCGGCGGCAGCGACGCGATTGCCAGTGCCACGCAACAGGTCGCCGCAGGTAACCTCGACCTGTCGCAGCGGACCGAGGAACAGGCCAGCGCCCTGGAGCAGACCGCATCGAGCATGGAGCAGATGACCGCCATCGTGAAGCAGAACGCCGACAACGCGCGGCAAGCCAATGCACTGGCCGCGCAGGCCTCCGATATCGCCGCACGCGGCGGGCAGGCCGTGCGGCGCGTGGTGGACACCATGGGTGGTATCCGGCTCGCCTCCAGCAAGATTGGCGACATCACCGGCGTGATCGAAGGCATTGCCTTCCAGACCAACATCCTGGCGCTAAATGCGGCCGTGGAAGCGGCGCGCGCGGGCGAGCAGGGCCGCGGCTTCGCGGTGGTGGCGGGCGAGGTCCGAGCGCTGGCCCAGCGCTCGGCATCGGCCGCAAAGGAGATCGTGCAACTGATCAGCAGCACCGTGAGTCAAGTGGAAAACGGCACCCACCAGGTGGACGAGGCCGGCTCTACCATGACCGAGGTGGTGCAAGCGGTGCGTCGCGTCACCGACATCATGGCTGAGATCAGCGCGGCCTCCAACGAGCAGAGCACGGGTATCGAGCAGATCGGCTTGGCCGTCAACCAGATGGACGAGGTGACCCAGCAGAATGCCGCCCTGGTGGAGGAGGCAGCCTCGGCAGCGCAGGCGCTGGCGGAGCAGGCCGACGTGCTGAAGGCCGCGGTGGCCTCGTTCCGGCTGCCTGCAGGCGGCGTGGCGCTGGCGGGGGCTGGCGGCTATTGA
- a CDS encoding ABC transporter substrate-binding protein codes for MTKSAFASKRSPRVVFLDPGEAAERGTGQHWQLVPRFMAMAAKTFDMQLEVLYAERDHLLMQRQAEEVARRTDAPDYVVIVNEKLAAQEMLTTLARSPAKVVLMHNDLTPGQRRQVGNERQSIPNWIGTVTADAKHGGYRLMQYLYQRLGQAGARVIGITGDPKTPVSLERAAGVEAFLSHARNTRICQLVFSDWSYADSEKKARVLLARYPDANVIWAANDSMALGALNAVRARNARVLVGGMGALSEALASVADGGLAAMVAGDYFIGAWAMVLLHDYHWGKDFAKSGGARQKLDYLSVVHRENAARYADVVFRRGGRSTSVCTQNSCVRIQVHTTSIWNIS; via the coding sequence ATGACGAAATCCGCTTTTGCATCAAAGCGGTCGCCTCGCGTCGTGTTCCTTGACCCTGGAGAAGCCGCCGAACGCGGCACCGGGCAGCACTGGCAACTGGTGCCCAGATTCATGGCCATGGCAGCGAAGACCTTCGATATGCAACTGGAGGTTCTGTACGCGGAGCGTGACCATCTGCTCATGCAGCGCCAGGCCGAGGAAGTCGCGCGACGTACCGACGCGCCAGACTACGTGGTCATCGTCAACGAAAAGCTGGCCGCACAGGAGATGCTCACGACGCTGGCGCGCTCGCCCGCGAAGGTGGTGCTCATGCACAACGACCTCACGCCCGGGCAGCGCCGCCAGGTCGGCAATGAACGGCAATCCATCCCGAATTGGATCGGTACGGTGACCGCGGACGCAAAGCACGGCGGCTACCGGCTGATGCAATATCTGTATCAACGACTGGGCCAAGCCGGGGCTCGGGTGATCGGCATCACAGGAGACCCCAAGACGCCCGTCTCGCTGGAGCGTGCCGCTGGGGTCGAGGCGTTCCTGTCCCACGCCCGCAATACGCGTATCTGTCAACTGGTCTTCAGCGACTGGAGCTATGCCGACAGCGAGAAAAAGGCACGCGTCCTGCTTGCTCGGTATCCGGACGCCAATGTGATCTGGGCCGCGAACGACTCAATGGCGCTCGGGGCGTTGAATGCAGTCAGGGCGCGCAACGCGCGCGTTCTGGTGGGCGGAATGGGCGCGTTAAGCGAGGCGCTGGCCAGTGTGGCCGACGGTGGCCTGGCGGCCATGGTGGCCGGCGACTATTTCATCGGTGCCTGGGCGATGGTCCTGCTCCACGACTACCATTGGGGCAAGGACTTTGCCAAGTCTGGCGGTGCCCGGCAGAAACTCGACTATCTGAGCGTTGTACACCGTGAGAACGCCGCTCGATACGCCGACGTCGTTTTCAGGCGCGGGGGACGCTCGACTTCAGTCTGTACTCAAAATTCGTGCGTCCGCATCCAGGTCCATACGACTTCAATCTGGAACATCTCCTGA
- a CDS encoding YncE family protein, whose translation MRKILVVVVSVAVAVSATAWWIASRAIATPASASSPPGASVQNDRVATVPGMPAVPDRNNLYSEVGANRMSPAVAGALERVYVPNHTSNTVSVIDPATLKVIDTFKVGINPQHVVPSWDLHTLWVANNAEGRHDGSLTPIDPNTGKPGQSIRVDDPYNMYWSPDGQSAIVVAEAYKRLDFRDPRSMKLQYSIATPQCDGINHADFSIDGKFALFTCEFDGAVTQVDLVNRRVVATLKLSKYFDRPDVLALIDSPGKKPAKIPDPSQTGGEICTTKGMPQDVRVSPDGKAFFVADMMADGVHVVDGESFKQIGFIATGIGAHGLYPSRDGRSLYVTNRGTNKIHGTPGGKGSVSVIDFATRTVTKSWPIPGGGSPDMGNVSADGQHLWLSGRFDDVVYRFDTATGSVDKIKVGREPHGLTVWPQPGRYSLGHTGNLR comes from the coding sequence ATGCGCAAGATTCTCGTTGTCGTCGTTTCTGTCGCGGTCGCCGTGTCGGCGACCGCTTGGTGGATCGCAAGCCGCGCCATCGCAACGCCGGCAAGCGCATCGTCGCCACCTGGAGCTTCCGTGCAGAACGACCGAGTGGCGACGGTACCCGGCATGCCGGCCGTGCCTGACCGGAACAATCTTTACAGTGAGGTGGGCGCCAACCGCATGAGTCCGGCGGTCGCCGGTGCCCTGGAGCGCGTGTACGTGCCAAACCACACGTCCAATACCGTGTCTGTGATCGATCCGGCCACGCTGAAGGTCATCGATACCTTCAAGGTGGGTATCAACCCACAGCATGTGGTGCCCTCGTGGGACTTGCACACGCTGTGGGTAGCCAACAACGCCGAAGGTCGCCACGATGGCAGTCTGACGCCGATCGATCCCAACACCGGCAAACCGGGTCAATCGATTCGCGTGGACGACCCCTACAACATGTATTGGTCTCCGGATGGTCAATCGGCCATCGTGGTTGCCGAAGCGTACAAGCGCCTGGACTTTCGTGACCCACGCAGCATGAAACTGCAATACTCGATTGCTACACCGCAATGCGACGGCATCAATCACGCCGATTTCTCCATCGACGGGAAGTTCGCGCTGTTTACCTGTGAGTTCGACGGGGCGGTCACTCAGGTCGACCTGGTGAATCGCCGCGTGGTGGCTACCCTCAAGCTGAGCAAGTACTTCGACCGGCCGGATGTCCTCGCGCTGATCGATTCTCCCGGCAAGAAGCCCGCCAAAATCCCCGACCCGAGCCAGACTGGTGGCGAGATTTGCACCACCAAGGGCATGCCGCAAGACGTGCGGGTATCGCCGGACGGCAAGGCATTCTTCGTGGCGGACATGATGGCCGACGGTGTCCATGTGGTCGACGGTGAATCGTTCAAGCAGATCGGCTTCATCGCCACTGGCATCGGCGCGCATGGCCTGTATCCCAGCCGCGATGGCAGAAGCCTGTATGTGACCAACCGTGGTACCAACAAGATCCACGGCACGCCCGGCGGCAAAGGCAGCGTATCGGTCATTGATTTTGCGACTCGTACCGTCACCAAGTCCTGGCCCATTCCGGGCGGTGGCAGCCCTGACATGGGCAACGTCAGCGCCGACGGCCAGCACTTGTGGTTGTCCGGCCGCTTCGACGATGTGGTGTACCGCTTTGACACCGCAACGGGCAGTGTCGACAAGATCAAGGTGGGTCGTGAACCGCACGGGCTGACGGTGTGGCCGCAACCTGGCCGATACTCGTTGGGGCATACAGGGAATTTGCGCTAA
- a CDS encoding efflux RND transporter periplasmic adaptor subunit — MKKRMVIMLVCVGLLLAALFGFNLFRGMMFKKFMAGNAAPPATVSAVRAAYQVWQPQLAAVGSLRAVRGVDVTTEIAGLVREVRFTSGGEARARQVLVQLNADADVAQLQALQAAAELAQTVYTRDKAQYDIKVIAKATLDADAADLKSKRAQVSQQAAIVEKKTIRAPFAGRLGITTLNPGQYVNPGDAIVTLQAIDPIYADFTLPQQDIGQLAAGLPVAAESNAYGGRLFKGRITSINPKVDTATRNVQVEARIDNQEDKLLPGMYVSVKIDVGTPQRRLTLPQTAITYNPYGATVFVVEPAPAAKPGETGKPLPVARQVFVTTGPTRGDQVSIEKGLEEGTQVVSSGQLKLKNGTRLVVDNTVQPADLPNPSPQEQ; from the coding sequence ATGAAGAAGCGCATGGTGATCATGCTGGTCTGCGTGGGCCTGCTGCTGGCCGCGTTGTTTGGCTTCAATCTGTTCAGGGGGATGATGTTCAAGAAATTCATGGCGGGCAATGCGGCGCCGCCGGCCACCGTCAGCGCCGTGCGCGCCGCCTACCAGGTGTGGCAGCCACAACTGGCCGCGGTGGGGAGCCTGCGCGCCGTGCGCGGGGTGGACGTCACCACTGAAATTGCCGGCCTGGTGCGCGAGGTCCGCTTCACCTCCGGCGGCGAGGCGCGGGCCCGCCAGGTCCTGGTGCAGCTCAATGCAGACGCCGACGTCGCGCAACTCCAGGCCTTGCAGGCCGCAGCCGAACTGGCACAGACCGTCTACACGCGCGACAAGGCGCAATACGACATCAAGGTGATCGCCAAGGCCACGCTCGACGCCGACGCAGCCGACCTCAAGAGCAAGCGGGCCCAGGTGTCGCAGCAGGCCGCCATCGTCGAAAAGAAGACCATCCGCGCGCCTTTCGCCGGCCGGCTGGGCATCACCACCCTCAACCCCGGCCAGTACGTGAACCCCGGCGACGCCATCGTGACCCTGCAGGCCATCGATCCGATCTACGCCGACTTCACCCTGCCCCAGCAGGACATCGGCCAGCTCGCGGCCGGCTTGCCCGTGGCGGCCGAGAGCAATGCCTACGGCGGCAGGCTGTTCAAGGGCAGGATTACATCGATCAACCCGAAAGTGGATACGGCAACGCGCAACGTGCAGGTGGAAGCCCGCATCGACAACCAGGAAGACAAGCTGCTGCCGGGCATGTACGTGAGCGTGAAGATCGACGTCGGCACGCCCCAGCGCCGCCTGACGCTGCCGCAGACCGCCATCACCTACAACCCATACGGCGCGACGGTCTTCGTCGTCGAACCGGCTCCAGCGGCCAAGCCCGGCGAGACAGGCAAGCCGCTGCCGGTGGCACGGCAGGTGTTCGTCACCACAGGCCCGACGCGCGGCGACCAGGTGTCGATCGAGAAGGGACTGGAGGAAGGCACCCAGGTGGTGTCCAGCGGCCAGCTCAAGCTCAAGAACGGCACGCGGCTGGTGGTCGACAACACGGTCCAGCCAGCGGATCTGCCCAATCCGTCGCCTCAGGAACAGTGA
- a CDS encoding efflux RND transporter permease subunit: MNFTDIFIRRPVLATVVSLLILVLGLRSLSSLPVSQYPLTENAVVTITTAYFGANADTVAGFITQPLETAIAQAQGIDYMSSASTSGVSVITATLRLNYDANRALTQINTQISSVRNQLPPQAQQPVITVQVGQTTDTMYMGFYSDVLPGNSVTDYLLRVVKPKLDSVEGVQTAEILGGRQFALRAWLDPQRLAAYGVTAADVYTALGNNNYLAALGNTKGQMVSVAITSNTDLHSLDEFRQLVVKSRNGALVRLQDVANVVLGADNYDFSVAFSGKRSVFIGIKTAPEANVLDVASRVREVFPAMQAQLPTGLTGKIVYDATEFVNTSIKEVVKTLAEALLIVTVVIFLFLGSLRAVIIPVIAMPLSLIGAFFVMLALGYSINLLTLLALVLAIGLVVDDAIIVVENVDRHMKEEGKPPLEAALMAARELGGPILAMTVVLVAVYVPIGFQRGLTGALFTEFAFTLAGAVAVSGVVALTLSPMMCARFFRADQESGRFVRFIDRQFDRVHHAYQRQLHSLLETWVVLVVMGALLLAGTVYLFMTSKSELAPPEDQGIVLAHLQGPPNATIQQMQTYADQLFDLSKGIPEYAQMFQLTGTPTLNQGIGGVLLKPWDQRGRSALQLQQELQQKWNGIAGAQVAAFQFPPLPGAQGLPVQFVINTTEPFQNLNEVSQAVLDKARASGMFFFVDSDLKLDKPQSTLIVDRDKVASLGLNQSNVGATLGAALGGNYVNYFSIAGRSYKVIPQVLQVDRLNPSQILNYYLSTPNGSVVPAATVARLEASVVPESINHFQQLNSATISGVPVPGAAEGDVLNALREMTGQVAPSGYSVDYAGPSRQYAQESGGFVITLMFATIIVFLVLAAQFESFRDPVVILVSVPMALFGALIFINLGLSTLNIYTQVGLVTLMGLISKHGILIVQFANELQRAGRAKREALEQAAAVRLRPILMTTAAMVLGVVPLVFASGAGAAGRYAMGLVIFTGLSIGTLFTLFVVPAMYMFLATDHQRSREQPVPQASAPPPA, translated from the coding sequence ATGAACTTCACCGACATCTTTATCAGGCGGCCGGTGCTGGCCACGGTGGTCAGCCTGCTGATCCTGGTGCTCGGCCTGCGCTCGCTGAGCAGCCTGCCCGTCAGCCAGTACCCCCTCACCGAAAACGCCGTGGTGACGATCACCACGGCCTATTTCGGCGCCAATGCGGATACCGTGGCGGGCTTCATCACCCAGCCGCTGGAAACCGCGATCGCCCAGGCGCAGGGGATCGACTATATGTCGTCGGCCAGCACCAGCGGCGTGTCGGTCATCACCGCCACGCTGCGCCTGAACTATGACGCCAACCGCGCCCTGACCCAGATCAACACGCAGATCAGCTCGGTGCGCAACCAGTTGCCGCCGCAGGCCCAGCAGCCCGTCATCACGGTGCAGGTCGGGCAGACCACCGACACCATGTACATGGGCTTTTACAGCGACGTGCTGCCCGGCAACAGTGTCACCGACTACCTGCTGCGCGTGGTCAAGCCCAAGCTGGATTCCGTGGAAGGCGTGCAGACCGCCGAAATCCTCGGCGGCCGCCAGTTCGCCCTGCGCGCCTGGCTCGACCCGCAGCGGCTGGCCGCGTACGGGGTCACGGCCGCCGACGTCTATACCGCGCTCGGCAACAACAACTACCTGGCAGCGCTGGGGAACACCAAGGGTCAGATGGTAAGCGTCGCCATCACATCCAACACCGACCTGCACAGCCTCGACGAGTTCAGGCAACTGGTGGTCAAATCGCGCAATGGCGCACTGGTGCGGCTGCAGGATGTAGCTAACGTGGTGCTTGGGGCGGACAACTACGACTTCAGCGTAGCCTTCAGCGGCAAGCGCTCGGTCTTCATCGGCATCAAGACCGCGCCGGAGGCCAATGTGCTCGACGTGGCCAGTCGCGTGCGCGAGGTGTTCCCGGCGATGCAAGCGCAGCTGCCGACCGGGCTGACGGGCAAGATCGTCTACGACGCCACGGAGTTCGTCAACACCTCGATCAAGGAGGTCGTCAAGACACTGGCCGAGGCGCTGCTGATCGTCACCGTGGTGATCTTCCTCTTTCTCGGCAGCCTGCGCGCGGTGATCATTCCCGTGATCGCCATGCCGCTGTCGCTGATCGGCGCCTTCTTCGTGATGCTGGCGCTAGGCTATTCGATCAACCTGCTCACATTGCTGGCGCTGGTGCTGGCGATCGGGCTGGTGGTCGACGACGCCATCATCGTGGTGGAGAACGTCGACCGGCATATGAAGGAAGAAGGCAAGCCGCCGCTGGAGGCCGCGCTGATGGCCGCGCGCGAGCTCGGCGGCCCGATCCTGGCGATGACCGTGGTGCTGGTGGCGGTCTATGTGCCGATCGGCTTCCAGCGCGGCCTGACCGGCGCCCTGTTTACCGAATTCGCTTTCACCCTGGCGGGCGCGGTGGCCGTATCGGGCGTGGTCGCACTCACCTTGTCGCCGATGATGTGCGCGCGCTTCTTCCGCGCGGATCAGGAATCGGGACGCTTCGTGCGCTTTATCGACCGGCAGTTCGACCGAGTGCACCACGCCTACCAGCGCCAGCTGCACAGCCTGCTGGAAACGTGGGTGGTGCTGGTCGTGATGGGAGCGCTGCTGCTGGCCGGCACCGTGTACCTGTTCATGACCTCGAAATCCGAACTGGCGCCGCCGGAAGACCAGGGCATCGTGCTGGCGCACCTGCAAGGGCCGCCAAACGCGACCATCCAGCAGATGCAGACCTATGCCGACCAATTGTTCGATCTGTCGAAAGGCATCCCCGAGTACGCGCAGATGTTCCAGTTGACCGGTACGCCCACGCTCAACCAGGGCATAGGCGGCGTGCTGCTCAAGCCGTGGGACCAGCGCGGCAGGAGCGCGCTGCAACTGCAGCAGGAACTGCAACAGAAATGGAACGGCATCGCCGGCGCGCAGGTGGCGGCCTTCCAGTTTCCGCCCCTGCCCGGCGCGCAAGGGCTGCCGGTGCAATTCGTCATCAACACCACCGAGCCCTTCCAGAACCTGAATGAGGTGTCGCAGGCGGTGCTGGACAAGGCGCGCGCCAGCGGCATGTTCTTCTTCGTGGATAGCGACCTCAAGCTCGACAAGCCGCAGAGCACGCTGATCGTCGACCGCGACAAGGTGGCCTCGCTCGGCCTGAACCAGTCGAACGTGGGCGCCACGCTTGGCGCCGCGCTCGGCGGCAACTATGTCAATTACTTCTCCATCGCGGGCCGCTCCTACAAGGTGATTCCCCAGGTGCTGCAGGTGGACCGGCTCAATCCCTCGCAGATCCTGAACTACTACCTGAGCACGCCCAATGGCAGCGTGGTGCCGGCTGCCACCGTGGCCCGACTCGAAGCCAGCGTGGTGCCGGAATCGATCAACCATTTCCAGCAGCTCAATTCCGCGACCATCTCCGGCGTGCCGGTGCCGGGAGCGGCCGAAGGCGACGTGCTGAATGCCCTGCGCGAGATGACCGGCCAGGTCGCGCCAAGCGGCTACTCGGTCGACTACGCGGGCCCGTCACGCCAGTACGCGCAGGAGTCCGGGGGTTTCGTGATCACGCTGATGTTCGCCACCATCATCGTGTTCCTGGTCCTGGCAGCGCAGTTCGAAAGCTTCCGCGATCCGGTGGTGATTCTCGTCTCGGTGCCGATGGCGCTGTTCGGCGCGCTGATCTTCATCAACCTCGGGCTCTCGACGCTAAATATCTACACCCAGGTGGGCCTGGTGACGCTGATGGGGCTGATCAGCAAGCACGGCATCCTCATCGTGCAGTTCGCCAACGAACTGCAACGTGCAGGCCGCGCCAAGCGCGAGGCGCTTGAGCAGGCCGCCGCCGTGCGGCTGCGGCCCATCCTGATGACCACCGCCGCCATGGTGCTCGGCGTGGTCCCGCTGGTGTTCGCTTCCGGCGCCGGCGCGGCAGGGAGATACGCGATGGGACTGGTGATCTTCACTGGCCTGTCTATTGGCACCCTGTTCACGCTGTTCGTGGTGCCGGCGATGTATATGTTCCTGGCCACGGATCACCAGCGTTCGAGGGAACAGCCTGTGCCCCAGGCCTCCGCGCCCCCACCGGCATGA
- a CDS encoding creatininase family protein encodes MTKHEPMMRTMVALLALWVAVLSPAAWSAANSVYLEELTSTEVRDAIRAGTTTIIIPVGGTEQSGPHMALGKHNVRVKVLAGRIASWLGHTLVAPVVAYVPEGSITPPVGHMRFAGTISVPDDAFKSVLDAAARSFKQNGFVDVVLIGDHGGYQAQLKAVATRLNHDWAATHARAHFIGDYYRVTQTDYVQALKAKGLSDEQIGVHAGTADTSLMMAIDATLVRADQMARDPREGAANGVAGDPRAASAALGQLGVDLIVARTVASIRAALGASR; translated from the coding sequence ATGACAAAACATGAGCCAATGATGCGTACCATGGTTGCGTTGCTCGCCCTCTGGGTGGCCGTTCTCAGTCCCGCCGCGTGGTCCGCCGCCAATAGTGTTTATCTTGAAGAGTTGACCTCGACCGAGGTCCGCGATGCCATCCGCGCCGGCACGACGACGATCATCATCCCGGTCGGTGGCACCGAACAAAGCGGTCCGCACATGGCGCTGGGCAAGCACAATGTGCGGGTCAAGGTGCTGGCGGGCAGGATCGCCAGTTGGTTGGGCCATACACTGGTCGCGCCGGTGGTAGCTTATGTGCCCGAAGGCAGCATTACCCCGCCCGTTGGGCACATGCGCTTTGCTGGGACAATTTCTGTGCCGGACGACGCTTTTAAGAGCGTACTGGATGCCGCCGCGCGCAGCTTCAAGCAGAATGGCTTTGTCGACGTGGTGCTGATCGGTGATCACGGCGGCTACCAGGCCCAGCTCAAGGCGGTGGCGACGCGCCTGAATCACGATTGGGCGGCGACGCATGCCCGTGCCCACTTCATCGGGGACTACTACCGGGTTACGCAGACAGACTACGTGCAGGCCCTCAAAGCCAAGGGGTTGAGCGATGAACAGATCGGCGTGCATGCGGGCACGGCCGATACCTCGCTAATGATGGCCATCGACGCTACATTGGTTCGGGCAGATCAAATGGCACGCGATCCGCGCGAAGGCGCGGCCAATGGTGTCGCTGGCGATCCGCGCGCTGCCAGTGCGGCGCTGGGTCAGTTGGGTGTCGATTTGATTGTGGCGAGAACCGTAGCCTCCATTCGCGCTGCACTGGGTGCTTCGCGCTGA
- a CDS encoding aminoacyl-tRNA deacylase, with product MTMATTLARCLSKKQSRFETVRRPGGLATARTTYIPGDRLARTVLLEDNRGYLAAVIPSTHQLKLSDICEQTGRKLSLAHWDGAREVFRDCDLGALPPVGMAYGTLTWLDDSLLTHPDVYFEAGDHEELVHMSTEQFTALMAEARRGHFAHRMM from the coding sequence ATGACCATGGCTACCACGCTGGCAAGATGCCTGAGCAAGAAGCAGAGCCGGTTTGAAACCGTTCGTCGCCCAGGCGGCCTGGCAACTGCGCGGACTACGTATATCCCCGGAGACCGGCTCGCCCGGACTGTCCTGCTGGAGGACAACCGAGGCTACCTCGCAGCCGTGATCCCTTCCACCCACCAACTGAAACTGTCGGATATCTGCGAACAGACCGGCCGCAAGCTGTCTCTGGCGCATTGGGATGGCGCGCGCGAAGTGTTCAGGGACTGCGACCTCGGCGCGCTCCCGCCGGTCGGCATGGCGTACGGCACGCTGACCTGGCTCGACGACAGCCTTCTGACGCATCCCGACGTCTACTTCGAAGCGGGCGACCATGAGGAGCTGGTGCACATGAGCACCGAGCAGTTCACCGCCCTCATGGCCGAAGCCCGGCGCGGGCATTTCGCGCACCGGATGATGTAG